A region of Arabidopsis thaliana chromosome 5, partial sequence DNA encodes the following proteins:
- a CDS encoding Disease resistance protein (TIR-NBS-LRR class) family (Disease resistance protein (TIR-NBS-LRR class) family; FUNCTIONS IN: transmembrane receptor activity, ATP binding; INVOLVED IN: signal transduction, defense response, apoptosis, innate immune response; LOCATED IN: intrinsic to membrane; EXPRESSED IN: 20 plant structures; EXPRESSED DURING: 13 growth stages; CONTAINS InterPro DOMAIN/s: NB-ARC (InterPro:IPR002182), Leucine-rich repeat (InterPro:IPR001611), Toll-Interleukin receptor (InterPro:IPR000157), Disease resistance protein (InterPro:IPR000767); BEST Arabidopsis thaliana protein match is: disease resistance protein (TIR-NBS-LRR class) family (TAIR:AT5G46470.1); Has 15956 Blast hits to 11549 proteins in 387 species: Archae - 12; Bacteria - 480; Metazoa - 758; Fungi - 10; Plants - 14383; Viruses - 0; Other Eukaryotes - 313 (source: NCBI BLink).), giving the protein MALSYRNWLYDVFPSFSGEDVRVTFLSHFLKELDRKLISVFKDNDIQRSQSLDPELKLAIRDSRIAIVVFSKNYAASSWCLDELLEIVKCKEEFGQIVIPVFYGLDPCHVRKQSGEFGIVFENTCQTKTDDEIQKWRRALTDVANILGFHSSNWDNEATMVEDIANDVLAKLNLTTTSNDFEGFVGIEGHIAKISLMLCLECKQVRMFGIWGPSGIGKTTIARALFSRISRHFQGSVFLDRAFVSKSMEIYSGGNVDNYNAKLHLQGKFLSEILRAKDIKISNLGVVGERLKHMKVLIFIDDLDDQVVLDALASKPHWFGCGSRIIVITKDKQFFRAHGIGLFYEVGLPSDKLALEMFSQSAFRQNSPPPGFTELASEVSKRSGNLPLALNVLGSHLRGRDKEDWIDMLPRLRKGLDGKIEKILRVGYDELSNKDDKAIFRLIACLFNGAEISYIKLLLADSNLGVTIGLKNLVDKSLIRIGCDTVEMHSMLQEMGREIVREQSIYEPGEREFLVDSTDILDVLNDNTGTKKVLGISFDMSEIEELHIHKRAFKRMPNLRFLRFYKKLGKQSKEARLHLQEGFDKFFPPKLKLLSWDDYPMRRMPSNFHAGYLVVLRMQHSKLEKLWQGVQPLTCLREMQLWGSKKLKEIPDLSLATNLETLYLNDCSSLVELPSSIKNLNKLWDLGMKGCEKLELLPTDINLKSLYRLDLGRCSRLKSFPDISSNISELYLNRTAIEEVPWWIQKFSRLKRLRMRECKKLKCISPNISKLKHLEMLDFSNCIATTEEEALVQQQSVLKYLIFPGGQVPLYFTYQATGSSLAIPLSLHQSSLSQQLLGFRACVVLDAESMSSELYVIDIKVCCRLSGKRSNLFDSADCRDAFFTPQMDSHLVIFDCCFPLNQDNVRLAELNNDKVVTEFHFTSISRCKITGVGVRFLRDCSLPENHHNDPNILAPNCGCPETEHSDEYGEFGVETKRSRKRKRITLRTAQETIDLPYLQIREEQRMSL; this is encoded by the exons ATGGCTCTTTCTTATCGCAATTGGTTGTACGACGTGTTCCCGAGCTTCAGCGGAGAAGACGTACGTGTAACTTTCCTCAGCCACTTTCTGAAGGAGCTTGATCGGAAATTGATTAGTGTATTCAAAGACAACGATATCCAGAGAAGTCAATCGCTCGATCCCGAGCTTAAACTGGCGATTAGGGATTCGAGGATTGCAATCGTCGTCTTCTCCAAAAACTACGCTGCTTCTAGCTGGTGCCTTGACGAGTTGCTGGAGATTGTGAAATGTAAAGAAGAGTTTGGTCAAATTGTAATTCCCGTTTTCTACGGTTTGGATCCTTGTCATGTTAGGAAACAGAGTGGCGAATTCGGAATTGTGTTTGAAAACACTTGCCAGACCAAAACAGATGATGAGATACAAAAATGGCGGAGAGCATTGACTGATGTAGCTAACATCCTCGGGTTTCATTCTTCCAACTG gGATAATGAAGCAACCATGGTTGAAGATATAGCCAATGATGTTTTGGCTAAACTGAATTTAACTACAACATCTAATGACTTTGAGGGTTTTGTTGGCATCGAAGGTCATATCGCAAAGATTAGTTTAATGTTGTGCTTGGAATGTAAACAAGTGAGGATGTTTGGGATTTGGGGACCTTCTGGTATTGGAAAGACTACCATTGCTAGAGCTCTGTTTAGTCGAATCTCTCGTCATTTCCAAGGTAGCGTTTTCTTAGACAGAGCTTTCGTGTCTAAGAGTATGGAAATTTATAGTGGAGGCAACGTGGACAACTACAACGCCAAGCTGCATTTGCAAGGAAAGTTTTTGTCTGAAATTTTAAGAGCAAAAGACATAAAGATATCTAATTTAGGTGTTGTGGGAGAGAGGCTAAAGCATATGaaagttttaatctttattgatgatttGGATGATCAAGTGGTGTTAGATGCTTTGGCGAGTAAACCTCATTGGTTTGGTTGTGGGAGCAGAATCATTGTTATTACAAAAGATAAGCAATTTTTTAGGGCTCATGGGATTGGTCTTTTTTACGAAGTGGGTCTCCCATCTGATAAACTAGCTCTAGAGATGTTCTCTCAGTCTGCTTTCAGGCAAAACTCTCCACCTCCTGGTTTCACAGAGCTTGCTTCTGAAGTTTCAAAACGTTCTGGTAATCTTCCTTTGGCTCTTAATGTTTTGGGTTCGCATCTTCGAGGGAGGGACAAAGAAGATTGGATTGATATGTTGCCAAGGCTTCGAAAAGGTTTGGATGGGAAGattgagaaaatattaagAGTTGGCTACGATGAGTTAAGTAATAAAGATGATAAAGCTATATTTCGTCTCATCGCATGTCTCTTCAATGGTGCGGAAATCAGTTACATCAAGCTGCTACTTGCAGATAGTAACTTGGGTGTTACCATTGGGCTTAAAAACCTAGTTGATAAGTCCCTCATACGTATTGGGTGTGACACTGTGGAGATGCACAGCATGTTACAAGAAATGGGTAGAGAAATTGTTCGGGAACAGTCCATTTACGAGCCTGGAGAACGGGAATTTCTGGTGGATTCGACGGATATTTTGGATGTACTTAATGATAACACT GGTACGAAAAAGGTTTTAGGTATATCATTTGATATGTCTGAGATTGAGGAGTTGCACATACATAAGAGAGCCTTCAAAAGGATGCCTAATCTCAGGTTCTTAagattttacaagaaattagGGAAGCAGAGTAAAGAAGCCAGATTGCACCTACAAGAAGGCTTTGACAAGTTTTTCCCCCCTAAACTCAAATTACTGAGTTGGGATGACTACCCGATGAGGCGTATGCCTTCTAACTTTCATGCTGGATATCTCGTTGTACTGAGAATGCAACACAGCAAGCTCGAAAAGTTATGGCAAGGAGTTCAG ccGCTTACATGCCTCAGGGAGATGCAGTTGTGGGGAtcaaaaaaactgaaagaaatCCCAGATCTCTCGTTGGCCACCAATCTTGAAACACTTTATCTCAACGATTGCTCGAGTTTAGTGGAGCTTCCTTCCTCTATCAAGAATCTGAATAAACTGTGGGACTTGGGTATGAAAGGATGTGAAAAGCTGGAGCTTCTTCCAACCGACATCAACCTCAAATCTCTCTATCGCCTTGATCTTGGTAGATGCTCACGGTTGAAGAGTTTTCCTGATATCTCAAGTAACATTTCAGAGCTCTATCTGAATCGAACAGCGATTGAAGAAGTTCCTTGGTGGATCCAGAAATTCTCCAGGCTTAAACGTTTACGTATGAGGGAATGCAAAAAGCTCAAATGTATATCTCCAAACATCTCCAAACTGAAACATCTTGAGATGCTCGACTTTTCAAACTGCATAGCAactacagaagaagaagctcttgtTCAACAACAATCAGTTTTGAAGTATCTCATATTTCCAGGAGGACAAGTGCCTTTGTATTTCACTTACCAAGCTACTGGAAGCTCTTTGGCCATCCCTTTGTCATTACATCagagctctctctctcaacaATTATTGGGATTTAGGGCTTGCGTCGTGCTTGATGCTGAATCTATGTCCTCCGAGTTATACGTAATTGATATCAAGGTATGTTGTCGCTTGAGTGGTAAACGCAGCAACCTCTTTGATTCCGCTGACTGTCGGGATGCCTTCTTTACACCTCAGATGGATAGTcatttggttatatttgattgttgtttccCTCTAAACCAAGATAACGTTCGTCTAGCTGAACTGAACAATGATAAGGTGGTCACAGAGTTTCATTTCACTAGTATTTCTCGCTGCAAAATAACAGGAGTCGGTGTACGCTTCCTCAGGGACTGTTCATTACCAGAGAACCATCATAATGATCCAAATATTCTTGCACCTAATTGTGGATGCCCTGAGACTGAACACTCTGATGAGTATGGAGAATTCGGTGTAGAGACGAAAAGAAGTAGGAAGCGAAAGCGG
- a CDS encoding Disease resistance protein (TIR-NBS-LRR class) family, with the protein MALSYRNWLYDVFPSFSGEDVRVTFLSHFLKELDRKLISVFKDNDIQRSQSLDPELKLAIRDSRIAIVVFSKNYAASSWCLDELLEIVKCKEEFGQIVIPVFYGLDPCHVRKQSGEFGIVFENTCQTKTDDEIQKWRRALTDVANILGFHSSNWDNEATMVEDIANDVLAKLNLTTTSNDFEGFVGIEGHIAKISLMLCLECKQVRMFGIWGPSGIGKTTIARALFSRISRHFQGSVFLDRAFVSKSMEIYSGGNVDNYNAKLHLQGKFLSEILRAKDIKISNLGVVGERLKHMKVLIFIDDLDDQVVLDALASKPHWFGCGSRIIVITKDKQFFRAHGIGLFYEVGLPSDKLALEMFSQSAFRQNSPPPGFTELASEVSKRSGNLPLALNVLGSHLRGRDKEDWIDMLPRLRKGLDGKIEKILRVGYDELSNKDDKAIFRLIACLFNGAEISYIKLLLADSNLGVTIGLKNLVDKSLIRIGCDTVEMHSMLQEMGREIVREQSIYEPGEREFLVDSTDILDVLNDNTGTKKVLGISFDMSEIEELHIHKRAFKRMPNLRFLRFYKKLGKQSKEARLHLQEGFDKFFPPKLKLLSWDDYPMRRMPSNFHAGYLVVLRMQHSKLEKLWQGVQPLTCLREMQLWGSKKLKEIPDLSLATNLETLYLNDCSSLVELPSSIKNLNKLWDLGMKGCEKLELLPTDINLKSLYRLDLGRCSRLKSFPDISSNISELYLNRTAIEEVPWWIQKFSRLKRLRMRECKKLKCISPNISKLKHLEMLDFSNCIATTEEEALVQQQSVLKYLIFPGGQVPLYFTYQATGSSLAIPLSLHQSSLSQQLLGFRACVVLDAESMSSELYVIDIKESVYASSGTVHYQRTIIMIQIFLHLIVDALRLNTLMSMENSV; encoded by the exons ATGGCTCTTTCTTATCGCAATTGGTTGTACGACGTGTTCCCGAGCTTCAGCGGAGAAGACGTACGTGTAACTTTCCTCAGCCACTTTCTGAAGGAGCTTGATCGGAAATTGATTAGTGTATTCAAAGACAACGATATCCAGAGAAGTCAATCGCTCGATCCCGAGCTTAAACTGGCGATTAGGGATTCGAGGATTGCAATCGTCGTCTTCTCCAAAAACTACGCTGCTTCTAGCTGGTGCCTTGACGAGTTGCTGGAGATTGTGAAATGTAAAGAAGAGTTTGGTCAAATTGTAATTCCCGTTTTCTACGGTTTGGATCCTTGTCATGTTAGGAAACAGAGTGGCGAATTCGGAATTGTGTTTGAAAACACTTGCCAGACCAAAACAGATGATGAGATACAAAAATGGCGGAGAGCATTGACTGATGTAGCTAACATCCTCGGGTTTCATTCTTCCAACTG gGATAATGAAGCAACCATGGTTGAAGATATAGCCAATGATGTTTTGGCTAAACTGAATTTAACTACAACATCTAATGACTTTGAGGGTTTTGTTGGCATCGAAGGTCATATCGCAAAGATTAGTTTAATGTTGTGCTTGGAATGTAAACAAGTGAGGATGTTTGGGATTTGGGGACCTTCTGGTATTGGAAAGACTACCATTGCTAGAGCTCTGTTTAGTCGAATCTCTCGTCATTTCCAAGGTAGCGTTTTCTTAGACAGAGCTTTCGTGTCTAAGAGTATGGAAATTTATAGTGGAGGCAACGTGGACAACTACAACGCCAAGCTGCATTTGCAAGGAAAGTTTTTGTCTGAAATTTTAAGAGCAAAAGACATAAAGATATCTAATTTAGGTGTTGTGGGAGAGAGGCTAAAGCATATGaaagttttaatctttattgatgatttGGATGATCAAGTGGTGTTAGATGCTTTGGCGAGTAAACCTCATTGGTTTGGTTGTGGGAGCAGAATCATTGTTATTACAAAAGATAAGCAATTTTTTAGGGCTCATGGGATTGGTCTTTTTTACGAAGTGGGTCTCCCATCTGATAAACTAGCTCTAGAGATGTTCTCTCAGTCTGCTTTCAGGCAAAACTCTCCACCTCCTGGTTTCACAGAGCTTGCTTCTGAAGTTTCAAAACGTTCTGGTAATCTTCCTTTGGCTCTTAATGTTTTGGGTTCGCATCTTCGAGGGAGGGACAAAGAAGATTGGATTGATATGTTGCCAAGGCTTCGAAAAGGTTTGGATGGGAAGattgagaaaatattaagAGTTGGCTACGATGAGTTAAGTAATAAAGATGATAAAGCTATATTTCGTCTCATCGCATGTCTCTTCAATGGTGCGGAAATCAGTTACATCAAGCTGCTACTTGCAGATAGTAACTTGGGTGTTACCATTGGGCTTAAAAACCTAGTTGATAAGTCCCTCATACGTATTGGGTGTGACACTGTGGAGATGCACAGCATGTTACAAGAAATGGGTAGAGAAATTGTTCGGGAACAGTCCATTTACGAGCCTGGAGAACGGGAATTTCTGGTGGATTCGACGGATATTTTGGATGTACTTAATGATAACACT GGTACGAAAAAGGTTTTAGGTATATCATTTGATATGTCTGAGATTGAGGAGTTGCACATACATAAGAGAGCCTTCAAAAGGATGCCTAATCTCAGGTTCTTAagattttacaagaaattagGGAAGCAGAGTAAAGAAGCCAGATTGCACCTACAAGAAGGCTTTGACAAGTTTTTCCCCCCTAAACTCAAATTACTGAGTTGGGATGACTACCCGATGAGGCGTATGCCTTCTAACTTTCATGCTGGATATCTCGTTGTACTGAGAATGCAACACAGCAAGCTCGAAAAGTTATGGCAAGGAGTTCAG ccGCTTACATGCCTCAGGGAGATGCAGTTGTGGGGAtcaaaaaaactgaaagaaatCCCAGATCTCTCGTTGGCCACCAATCTTGAAACACTTTATCTCAACGATTGCTCGAGTTTAGTGGAGCTTCCTTCCTCTATCAAGAATCTGAATAAACTGTGGGACTTGGGTATGAAAGGATGTGAAAAGCTGGAGCTTCTTCCAACCGACATCAACCTCAAATCTCTCTATCGCCTTGATCTTGGTAGATGCTCACGGTTGAAGAGTTTTCCTGATATCTCAAGTAACATTTCAGAGCTCTATCTGAATCGAACAGCGATTGAAGAAGTTCCTTGGTGGATCCAGAAATTCTCCAGGCTTAAACGTTTACGTATGAGGGAATGCAAAAAGCTCAAATGTATATCTCCAAACATCTCCAAACTGAAACATCTTGAGATGCTCGACTTTTCAAACTGCATAGCAactacagaagaagaagctcttgtTCAACAACAATCAGTTTTGAAGTATCTCATATTTCCAGGAGGACAAGTGCCTTTGTATTTCACTTACCAAGCTACTGGAAGCTCTTTGGCCATCCCTTTGTCATTACATCagagctctctctctcaacaATTATTGGGATTTAGGGCTTGCGTCGTGCTTGATGCTGAATCTATGTCCTCCGAGTTATACGTAATTGATATCAAG GAGTCGGTGTACGCTTCCTCAGGGACTGTTCATTACCAGAGAACCATCATAATGATCCAAATATTCTTGCACCTAATTGTGGATGCCCTGAGACTGAACACTCTGATGAGTATGGAGAATTCGGTGTAG
- a CDS encoding Disease resistance protein (TIR-NBS-LRR class) family — translation MALSYRNWLYDVFPSFSGEDVRVTFLSHFLKELDRKLISVFKDNDIQRSQSLDPELKLAIRDSRIAIVVFSKNYAASSWCLDELLEIVKCKEEFGQIVIPVFYGLDPCHVRKQSGEFGIVFENTCQTKTDDEIQKWRRALTDVANILGFHSSNWDNEATMVEDIANDVLAKLNLTTTSNDFEGFVGIEGHIAKISLMLCLECKQVRMFGIWGPSGIGKTTIARALFSRISRHFQGSVFLDRAFVSKSMEIYSGGNVDNYNAKLHLQGKFLSEILRAKDIKISNLGVVGERLKHMKVLIFIDDLDDQVVLDALASKPHWFGCGSRIIVITKDKQFFRAHGIGLFYEVGLPSDKLALEMFSQSAFRQNSPPPGFTELASEVSKRSGNLPLALNVLGSHLRGRDKEDWIDMLPRLRKGLDGKIEKILRVGYDELSNKDDKAIFRLIACLFNGAEISYIKLLLADSNLGVTIGLKNLVDKSLIRIGCDTVEMHSMLQEMGREIVREQSIYEPGEREFLVDSTDILDVLNDNTGTKKVLGISFDMSEIEELHIHKRAFKRMPNLRFLRFYKKLGKQSKEARLHLQEGFDKFFPPKLKLLSWDDYPMRRMPSNFHAGYLVVLRMQHSKLEKLWQGVQPLTCLREMQLWGSKKLKEIPDLSLATNLETLYLNDCSSLVELPSSIKNLNKLWDLGMKGCEKLELLPTDINLKSLYRLDLGRCSRLKSFPDISSNISELYLNRTAIEEVPWWIQKFSRLKRLRMRECKKLKCISPNISKLKHLEMLDFSNCIATTEEEALVQQQSVLKYLIFPGGQVPLYFTYQATGSSLAIPLSLHQSSLSQQLLGFRACVVLDAESMSSELYVIDIKGLFITREPS, via the exons ATGGCTCTTTCTTATCGCAATTGGTTGTACGACGTGTTCCCGAGCTTCAGCGGAGAAGACGTACGTGTAACTTTCCTCAGCCACTTTCTGAAGGAGCTTGATCGGAAATTGATTAGTGTATTCAAAGACAACGATATCCAGAGAAGTCAATCGCTCGATCCCGAGCTTAAACTGGCGATTAGGGATTCGAGGATTGCAATCGTCGTCTTCTCCAAAAACTACGCTGCTTCTAGCTGGTGCCTTGACGAGTTGCTGGAGATTGTGAAATGTAAAGAAGAGTTTGGTCAAATTGTAATTCCCGTTTTCTACGGTTTGGATCCTTGTCATGTTAGGAAACAGAGTGGCGAATTCGGAATTGTGTTTGAAAACACTTGCCAGACCAAAACAGATGATGAGATACAAAAATGGCGGAGAGCATTGACTGATGTAGCTAACATCCTCGGGTTTCATTCTTCCAACTG gGATAATGAAGCAACCATGGTTGAAGATATAGCCAATGATGTTTTGGCTAAACTGAATTTAACTACAACATCTAATGACTTTGAGGGTTTTGTTGGCATCGAAGGTCATATCGCAAAGATTAGTTTAATGTTGTGCTTGGAATGTAAACAAGTGAGGATGTTTGGGATTTGGGGACCTTCTGGTATTGGAAAGACTACCATTGCTAGAGCTCTGTTTAGTCGAATCTCTCGTCATTTCCAAGGTAGCGTTTTCTTAGACAGAGCTTTCGTGTCTAAGAGTATGGAAATTTATAGTGGAGGCAACGTGGACAACTACAACGCCAAGCTGCATTTGCAAGGAAAGTTTTTGTCTGAAATTTTAAGAGCAAAAGACATAAAGATATCTAATTTAGGTGTTGTGGGAGAGAGGCTAAAGCATATGaaagttttaatctttattgatgatttGGATGATCAAGTGGTGTTAGATGCTTTGGCGAGTAAACCTCATTGGTTTGGTTGTGGGAGCAGAATCATTGTTATTACAAAAGATAAGCAATTTTTTAGGGCTCATGGGATTGGTCTTTTTTACGAAGTGGGTCTCCCATCTGATAAACTAGCTCTAGAGATGTTCTCTCAGTCTGCTTTCAGGCAAAACTCTCCACCTCCTGGTTTCACAGAGCTTGCTTCTGAAGTTTCAAAACGTTCTGGTAATCTTCCTTTGGCTCTTAATGTTTTGGGTTCGCATCTTCGAGGGAGGGACAAAGAAGATTGGATTGATATGTTGCCAAGGCTTCGAAAAGGTTTGGATGGGAAGattgagaaaatattaagAGTTGGCTACGATGAGTTAAGTAATAAAGATGATAAAGCTATATTTCGTCTCATCGCATGTCTCTTCAATGGTGCGGAAATCAGTTACATCAAGCTGCTACTTGCAGATAGTAACTTGGGTGTTACCATTGGGCTTAAAAACCTAGTTGATAAGTCCCTCATACGTATTGGGTGTGACACTGTGGAGATGCACAGCATGTTACAAGAAATGGGTAGAGAAATTGTTCGGGAACAGTCCATTTACGAGCCTGGAGAACGGGAATTTCTGGTGGATTCGACGGATATTTTGGATGTACTTAATGATAACACT GGTACGAAAAAGGTTTTAGGTATATCATTTGATATGTCTGAGATTGAGGAGTTGCACATACATAAGAGAGCCTTCAAAAGGATGCCTAATCTCAGGTTCTTAagattttacaagaaattagGGAAGCAGAGTAAAGAAGCCAGATTGCACCTACAAGAAGGCTTTGACAAGTTTTTCCCCCCTAAACTCAAATTACTGAGTTGGGATGACTACCCGATGAGGCGTATGCCTTCTAACTTTCATGCTGGATATCTCGTTGTACTGAGAATGCAACACAGCAAGCTCGAAAAGTTATGGCAAGGAGTTCAG ccGCTTACATGCCTCAGGGAGATGCAGTTGTGGGGAtcaaaaaaactgaaagaaatCCCAGATCTCTCGTTGGCCACCAATCTTGAAACACTTTATCTCAACGATTGCTCGAGTTTAGTGGAGCTTCCTTCCTCTATCAAGAATCTGAATAAACTGTGGGACTTGGGTATGAAAGGATGTGAAAAGCTGGAGCTTCTTCCAACCGACATCAACCTCAAATCTCTCTATCGCCTTGATCTTGGTAGATGCTCACGGTTGAAGAGTTTTCCTGATATCTCAAGTAACATTTCAGAGCTCTATCTGAATCGAACAGCGATTGAAGAAGTTCCTTGGTGGATCCAGAAATTCTCCAGGCTTAAACGTTTACGTATGAGGGAATGCAAAAAGCTCAAATGTATATCTCCAAACATCTCCAAACTGAAACATCTTGAGATGCTCGACTTTTCAAACTGCATAGCAactacagaagaagaagctcttgtTCAACAACAATCAGTTTTGAAGTATCTCATATTTCCAGGAGGACAAGTGCCTTTGTATTTCACTTACCAAGCTACTGGAAGCTCTTTGGCCATCCCTTTGTCATTACATCagagctctctctctcaacaATTATTGGGATTTAGGGCTTGCGTCGTGCTTGATGCTGAATCTATGTCCTCCGAGTTATACGTAATTGATATCAAG GGACTGTTCATTACCAGAGAACCATCATAA